TCATTCAAACGAACATCGTCGGCACGTTCCAGCTGCTGGAAGCTGTCCGCGCATACTGGGGAAGGCTGACGGGCGCAGCCCGTGGTGCATTCCGATTCCTGCACGTTTCAACGGACGAGGTCTATGGCTCGCTAAGACAAGACGAGCCGGCGTTTACGGAAGCACATCAGTACCAGCCCAACAGCCCTTACTCCGCCAGCAAGGCCGCCAGCGACCACCTTGTGCGCGCATACCACCATACGTATGGCCTGCCGGTACTTACAACCAACTGCTCGAATAACTATGGCCCGTATCATTTCCCCGAGAAACTGATCCCTCTGGTCATTCACAACGCGCTCGCTGACAAGCCATTGCCGATCTATGGCAATGGCCAACAGATCCGGGATTGGCTATACGTCAAAGATCATTGCAGTGCGATCCGTCGGGTCCTCGAAGATGGGCGACCAGGAGAGACGTACAACATCGGCGGCTGGAACGAAAAAACCAACCTTGAGGTCGTTCACACGCTTTGCACGTTGCTTGATGAACTCAGCCCCCGAAAGGACGGGCAGTCGTACCGCCAACAGATCACTTTCGTAAAAGACCGCCCGGGTCATGACCAGAGATATGCAATTGACGCATCCCGTCTGGAACGCGAGTTGGGATGGAGGCCGGCCGAGACTTTTGAAACGGGTATTCGCAAAACGGTACTGTGGTATCTGTCCAATCAGAACTGGGTGGAACGAATCATCAATGGCACTTATCGAGAGTGGATTTCCAAACAGTATTCCGCCTGACTCCCGCGAATTCAGCGTGCCTTTTTCAGAACCATCAATATCAGAGCATCAGGACAAAGGCGAAGAACCTGCAGCACTCCAGATCCAATGCCGTCCATTTTAATTCTTCAAGATTGCTGTTTGCCGTTACGCAGCTACATGATTAAGAAAGGTGCCGTGTGAGCCGAACAGCAGCGATTCTCTTGTGCACATATGATGGCGAAAGTTATCTGCCGGCACAACTGGACTCGTTTGATTCCCAAACCTACTCAAATTGGATAGTCCACGCGTCTGACGACAGCCGGGGATCCGGTACAAGAGCAATACTGGAACAATACCGCCAGAAATGGGGTCCGGCGCGCATGTCCATATGGCGAGGCCCTCAAAAGGGTTTTGCCGCGAACTTCCTGTCTCTGGCCTGCAACCCTTCAATCGACGCGGATATCTATTTCTTTTCTGATCAAGATGATATCTGGAAGCCTGCGAAAATTGACCGCGCGGCACGATGGCTGGCGAGCATACCTGACGATGTACCTGCCCTATATTGCTCTCGGACGCAGCTGATCGACGAACACGGCAACTCCCTCGGATACTCCCCGCTCTTCAAACGTCAGCCTTGTTTTGCGAACGCGCTAGCCCAGAACGTAGGTGGCGGCAACACCATGGCGTTCAACAGGGCCGCCAGAGACCTGCTTGTAAAAACCGGTCCACACACTCAGATCGTCGCCCACGATTGGTGGACCTACCTGCTGGTCAGCGCCTGCGGCGGCCACGTCCACTATGACGGCTGCCCATCCATTCTCTACCGACAACATGGCGGCAATCTGATCGGCGCAAACAAGAGCGCGAGGGCGCGCCTGTATCGCCTGAACATGCTCCTGAAGGGGCATCTCAAAGCGTGGAACGACACTCACATTGAGGCGCTCATGCCACATCAATCCATGATGTCGCCTGAAAACCGTGCCAAATTGAATTGCTTTTCCCAAGCCCGCAATCGCTCGTTTTTTCCACGCGTATGGGGAGTTTTGGGATCAGGCATCTACCGCCAGACCGTAATGGGCAATATCGGCTTGGCCGCCGCAGCCCTGTTCAACAGAATTTGAGGCCAAGATGCGATCAGTTCTTTTTGGCAAGGATGGCCAGGTCGGCCGTGAACTTCAACGCGCCCTTCTCTCCTTTGGAGAACTCATCGCGCTGAACCGCGCCGACTGCGACTTGCAAGATCAGGAGGCCATAGGCAACATTTTGTCCAGGCATTCTCCAAGCTTGATCGTCAACGCGGCAGCCTATACCAATGTCGATGAGGCTGAACAGCACGAGAACGCTGCTTACGTTGTGAATGCGCACGCGGTCGGCGCCATGGCCCGGTACGCCCGGCGTACTGGCAGCCTGCTCATTCATTATTCCACCGACTATGTGTTTGACGGTCGTTCGGCCACTCCCTATTCCGAACAGGATCTCACTACCCCCATTAATGCCTACGGCCGTTCGAAACTGTCTGGGGAACAGGCGATTCTTGACGAGGGATGCAATGCGCTAGTATTCCGGACCAGTTGGGTATATTCCCGATATGGGCGGAATTTCCTGAGCACCATACTTAGAGTGGCCGCCGAACGCGATACATTGAGAGTTGTCGACGATCAGCATGGTGCGCCCACTTCCGCTGAAATGATCGCGGATGTCACTGCTCTCGCCGTCTCGGCATACCGCTCCGGCACTTTGGCAACTGGCCTGTACCATCTCACTGCCAGTGGCGAAACGAGTTGGCACGATTTCGCTCGGCACATCATTGATCGGGCGAGCACGAACGGCGCCATCCTGAAACTGACCGCCGACGAGGTTCAGCCCATCCCGACGGCGGACTATCCGACTCCGGCGCGGCGCCCGGCCAATTCCCGCCTGCATACCCGGAAACTGGCTGAAAGCCTGCGAATCCAACTACCGCATTGGGCAGTACACGCCAACCGAACTATTGATCAACTGACGCATCTGGAACAGCACTCGTGAAACGCAAAGGCATCATCCTGGCAGGCGGCTCCGGCACCCGCCTGCATCCAGCAACGCTTGCCATCAGCAAACAATTGCTGCCCGTCTTCGACAAGCCGATGATCTATTACCCGCTTAGCACGCTGATGCTGGCCGGCATCCAGGACATTCTTATTATCTCCACGCCCCAGGACACGCCGCGATTTGAACAACTACTCGGCGATGGCAAAAAGTGGGGCCTCAACCTTCAGTATGCCGTGCAGGAATCGCCCGACGGTCTGGCCCAGGCGTTTCTCATCGGCGAGCAGTTCATAGGCAATGATCTGTCGGCCTTGGTCCTTGGCGACAACATTTTCTACGGACATGATTTCCACCTGTTGCTGAATGCCGCCAATCAACGTCCCAACGGCGCCAGCATTTTTGCCTACCATGTACACGATCCTGAACGCTATGGCGTCGCGGAATTCGACGGGGATGGCAAGGTACTGTCGCTTGAAGAAAAGCCCCAGTCTCCGAAATCAAACTACGCAGTGACTGGTCTGTACTTCTATGATCAACAGGTTATCGATATCGCCAAGAGCATAAAGCCCTCCGCGCGCGGCGAGCTGGAAATCACCGATGTCAACCGCGCCTATCTGGCGCGCGGCAGCTTGTCCGTGGAGATCATGGGCCGCGGCTATGCCTGGCTCGACACCGGAACCCACGCTTCATTGCTGGAAGCGGGCCAATTCATCGCGACGCTTGAAAAACGGCAGGGGCTGAAAGTGGCATGTCCGGAAGAAATTGCCTTCCGTCAGGGGTGGATTGGCGAGGCAGAGCTGGAGTCGCTGGCAGCCCCTCTATCCAAGAACGGCTACGGTCAGTATTTGCAGCGGCTATTGATCGAAAAGGTCTATTGATGAAAGTCACCAAACTCGAACTACCGGAAGTTCTCCTGATAGAACCTCGCGTGTTTGGTGACGATCGCGGCTTCTTCTTCGAAAGTTACAACGACCGGGATTTCCGCTCCACCATTGGCGTGGACTGCGAATTCGTCCAGGACAACCACTCGAAATCCACCAAAGGCGTTCTGCGCGGCCTGCACTACCAGATACAGCAGGCTCAGGGCAAGCTCGTCCGCGTCGTGCAAGGGCGCGTATTCGACGTGGCAGTCGACCTGCGCCGATCTTCTCCGAACTTTGGGAAATGGGTAGGTGCCGAACTGAACGAAACCAACAAGCATCAGCTATGGGTGCCTGCCGGCTTCGCGCACGGTTTCATCGTACTCAGTGAAACAGCGGAATTTCTATATAAAACCACGGACTACTATGCGCCGGAACACGAACGTTGCATTCTCTGGAACGATCCCGACCTGAACATCCGCTGGCCCATCGATTTTGTACCGCAGTTGTCCCAAAAGGACCTGCAAGGCCAGCGATTCGCCAATGCCTGCGTATATGACTAGTTTCAAGTCTGGCGCGACGCCGACTGCGGTCAAGGCGTCCGTCATCATACCCACCAAGAATCCGGGGGAGATCTTTCGCCGCGTTCTGCCTGCAGTGCTCTCGCAGGAAACCGGCTTCAGCTTCGACGTCCTGGTCATCGATTCGGGTTCTAAGGACGGCACGGTCGAATTTGTGCGCGGCGTTGAGGATCAACGCTTGCGTCTCATGGAAATTTCGCCGTCCGAATTTGGCCACGGCAAGACGCGCAATTTGGCCGTTTCGCAAACCACCGGCGAATACGCAGTGCTCATCACTCATGATGCACTCCCGTACAATCTGCATTGGCTTGCTGCCATGGTGGCCCTGGCCGATTCAGACCCCCGAATCGCCGGCGTGTTCGGGCGCCATTGTGCGTACCCGGAGGCCAGCCCCTACACCAAACGCGATCTGGACGGGCACTTTGGCAATTTTGCCGGACAGCCCGTGGTCTGGCTCGACGACAAGGCCCGCTATGACCGTGACGAGCCCTACCGCCAGCGCCTGCACTTCTTCTCGGACAACAACGCGCTGGTGCGTCGATCCGTGTGGGAACAGATTCCCTATCCCGATGTCGATTTTGCCGAGGATCAGATCTGGGCCCAGCAAATCATCGAAGCCGGATGGAAAAAGGGCTATGCGCATGATGGCCTGGTCTACCATTCGCACGATTTCGCCTTGTTCGAAAAACTGCAGCGCAGTTTCGACGAATCGCATGCGCTGTATCGTTTGTTCGGCTATGTCTTGTCACCAAGCGCCAAGCACATGCTGCGCACCTGGCTGGGGTCGACACACAACGATCTCGTCTATGCGCGTGTCGCCGGCTTTCGTCGCAGCCATTTCGGTACTGTGGCCAAGATGCCGCTCCACAACCTGATGCGAGCAATCGGGCACTACCTCGGCTCACGCGCCCAACGATTACCGGAGTGCGTGCGCAATTGGCTTTCTCGGGACCGGCGCATGATGCATGGATTGCCAACATCCGGCTGGCGAACAAGAAAAACGCAACCATGAAACATATATTGCACAAGGCGCGAGCAGCGTGGCGCTATGGCCGCACTCACGGTCTCAAGGCGTTGCGCCAGCGCATCCGGCAAGAGTTCAACAGCCAGGCCCTGATGGGCAGCCCGGTGTTCGCCAAGGCGGAAATTGTCCGCGCCTACGGCTTCGTGGTGGAACATCCCGTCGGGGCACCGTATCGCCCCGGCATGGCGTCTCCCAACACCGTGAACTGGTTCATTCCCCAGGTCGGCCGCGGCTCTGGCGGACATTTGAATATTTTCCGTTTCATCCGCAATCTTGAACATCAGGGATTCGACTGTCGAATCATCATTTCCGGCGGACCGCCGACACTCGATCCCCGGGAAGTCGAACGGGAAATCGCCGATTGGTTTTTCCCCCTGAAAGCCAAGGCCTATATCGGTTCCGACAGCGCGCCGACCGCCCACATTTCGATCGCTACCGCGTGGCACACCGCATACGATGTCCGCAACTTTCAAACGACGCGGCATAAATGCTACTTTGTGCAAGACTATGAGCCCTGGTTCTTCCCCGCGGGCTCACTGGCAACCTTCGCGGAAGAAACCTACCGATTCGGATTCACCGGGATCACGGCCGGCACGTGGCTGGCCGACATGCTGCATAGAGACTTCGGCATGACCACGCACGCCGTGAGCTTCTCCTATGACCGGGAACTCTATCGCGTCCTCCCAAGAAAGAACCCTGAAACAAAGAACATCTTCTTCTACGCGCGTCCAAATACCGCCCGGCGCTCGTTTGAACTGGGCGTGTTGGTACTCGCCGAAGTCGCCAAGCGCCACCCTGACGCCATCGCAGTGCTTGCCGGTGCGGACCTGAGCGGCTATGAAATCCCGTTCAAACATACCAATCCAGGCATCGTCGATCTGGCAGATCTGCCGGCCCTGTACGCGCAATGCGATGTCGGCCTGGTCCTGTCCTTCTCCAATCTGTCGTTGCTGCCGCTCGAGCTCATGGCTTGCGGCGTTCCCGTGGTCAGCAACCGCGCGCCTTGTACCGAGTGGCTGCTCTCTGACGAAATCGCCCTGCTTGAACGTCCTACCGTCCTGGCCCTGGCCAATGCGATCTGCACTGTCCTGGAGAATCCACAGGAAGCACAACGCTTGCGCGCAGCAGGATTGAAAGCCAGTGCGGCGACCGATTGGGCGGCGGAAGGCATGAAAATGGGCAAGGTACTCCAAACCTTGGATGCCGCATCGGAACCGTCCGCCGGACAGGAGTCCCTTGCGTGAGCGCATTGAAAGACACTCGCTGCGCCGTGCTAGGCGCGGGCGGATTCCTGGGTACGACGCTCTGCCAGCGCCTGCGTGGCCAAACAGCCGCGCTGCGCGCG
The Achromobacter sp. AONIH1 DNA segment above includes these coding regions:
- the rfbB gene encoding dTDP-glucose 4,6-dehydratase, which translates into the protein MSIIVTGGAGFIGSNFVLDWLQASREPVIILDKLTYAGNPENFATVRNDPAHQLVQGDIGDAELVSRLLAEHAPRAILNFAAESHVDRSIHGPGEFIQTNIVGTFQLLEAVRAYWGRLTGAARGAFRFLHVSTDEVYGSLRQDEPAFTEAHQYQPNSPYSASKAASDHLVRAYHHTYGLPVLTTNCSNNYGPYHFPEKLIPLVIHNALADKPLPIYGNGQQIRDWLYVKDHCSAIRRVLEDGRPGETYNIGGWNEKTNLEVVHTLCTLLDELSPRKDGQSYRQQITFVKDRPGHDQRYAIDASRLERELGWRPAETFETGIRKTVLWYLSNQNWVERIINGTYREWISKQYSA
- a CDS encoding glycosyltransferase family 2 protein, with the protein product MSRTAAILLCTYDGESYLPAQLDSFDSQTYSNWIVHASDDSRGSGTRAILEQYRQKWGPARMSIWRGPQKGFAANFLSLACNPSIDADIYFFSDQDDIWKPAKIDRAARWLASIPDDVPALYCSRTQLIDEHGNSLGYSPLFKRQPCFANALAQNVGGGNTMAFNRAARDLLVKTGPHTQIVAHDWWTYLLVSACGGHVHYDGCPSILYRQHGGNLIGANKSARARLYRLNMLLKGHLKAWNDTHIEALMPHQSMMSPENRAKLNCFSQARNRSFFPRVWGVLGSGIYRQTVMGNIGLAAAALFNRI
- the rfbD gene encoding dTDP-4-dehydrorhamnose reductase, producing MRSVLFGKDGQVGRELQRALLSFGELIALNRADCDLQDQEAIGNILSRHSPSLIVNAAAYTNVDEAEQHENAAYVVNAHAVGAMARYARRTGSLLIHYSTDYVFDGRSATPYSEQDLTTPINAYGRSKLSGEQAILDEGCNALVFRTSWVYSRYGRNFLSTILRVAAERDTLRVVDDQHGAPTSAEMIADVTALAVSAYRSGTLATGLYHLTASGETSWHDFARHIIDRASTNGAILKLTADEVQPIPTADYPTPARRPANSRLHTRKLAESLRIQLPHWAVHANRTIDQLTHLEQHS
- the rfbA gene encoding glucose-1-phosphate thymidylyltransferase RfbA produces the protein MKRKGIILAGGSGTRLHPATLAISKQLLPVFDKPMIYYPLSTLMLAGIQDILIISTPQDTPRFEQLLGDGKKWGLNLQYAVQESPDGLAQAFLIGEQFIGNDLSALVLGDNIFYGHDFHLLLNAANQRPNGASIFAYHVHDPERYGVAEFDGDGKVLSLEEKPQSPKSNYAVTGLYFYDQQVIDIAKSIKPSARGELEITDVNRAYLARGSLSVEIMGRGYAWLDTGTHASLLEAGQFIATLEKRQGLKVACPEEIAFRQGWIGEAELESLAAPLSKNGYGQYLQRLLIEKVY
- the rfbC gene encoding dTDP-4-dehydrorhamnose 3,5-epimerase; translated protein: MKVTKLELPEVLLIEPRVFGDDRGFFFESYNDRDFRSTIGVDCEFVQDNHSKSTKGVLRGLHYQIQQAQGKLVRVVQGRVFDVAVDLRRSSPNFGKWVGAELNETNKHQLWVPAGFAHGFIVLSETAEFLYKTTDYYAPEHERCILWNDPDLNIRWPIDFVPQLSQKDLQGQRFANACVYD
- a CDS encoding glycosyltransferase family 2 protein, with product MTSFKSGATPTAVKASVIIPTKNPGEIFRRVLPAVLSQETGFSFDVLVIDSGSKDGTVEFVRGVEDQRLRLMEISPSEFGHGKTRNLAVSQTTGEYAVLITHDALPYNLHWLAAMVALADSDPRIAGVFGRHCAYPEASPYTKRDLDGHFGNFAGQPVVWLDDKARYDRDEPYRQRLHFFSDNNALVRRSVWEQIPYPDVDFAEDQIWAQQIIEAGWKKGYAHDGLVYHSHDFALFEKLQRSFDESHALYRLFGYVLSPSAKHMLRTWLGSTHNDLVYARVAGFRRSHFGTVAKMPLHNLMRAIGHYLGSRAQRLPECVRNWLSRDRRMMHGLPTSGWRTRKTQP
- a CDS encoding glycosyltransferase family 4 protein; this translates as MRAQLAFSGPAHDAWIANIRLANKKNATMKHILHKARAAWRYGRTHGLKALRQRIRQEFNSQALMGSPVFAKAEIVRAYGFVVEHPVGAPYRPGMASPNTVNWFIPQVGRGSGGHLNIFRFIRNLEHQGFDCRIIISGGPPTLDPREVEREIADWFFPLKAKAYIGSDSAPTAHISIATAWHTAYDVRNFQTTRHKCYFVQDYEPWFFPAGSLATFAEETYRFGFTGITAGTWLADMLHRDFGMTTHAVSFSYDRELYRVLPRKNPETKNIFFYARPNTARRSFELGVLVLAEVAKRHPDAIAVLAGADLSGYEIPFKHTNPGIVDLADLPALYAQCDVGLVLSFSNLSLLPLELMACGVPVVSNRAPCTEWLLSDEIALLERPTVLALANAICTVLENPQEAQRLRAAGLKASAATDWAAEGMKMGKVLQTLDAASEPSAGQESLA